The genomic interval CTTGAACTACTTTCAAGACCGACAGGCTCCCAACACCGCCCAGTGTGGAGTAAATCGCATCGACATCGACCCTACCCATTTGTCCCAAGAGGAAAACCCCCATCAAGGCCACGAGCGCTGGGGCAAGAGTGCTGCGGAAATGTGTCGCAAAGGGAGAAGAAGCGAGAAAGAGTTTTTCCCCTTGGAACAGTTTATCCAGCGGGGTTTTCTCTTGGGTGAATACGCTTAGATACGCTGAGCCCTGGGCGGTGTCGACCTTATCGATTTTGGGAACGTAGGAAATAACGGTCGCGCCTCGATCTGTCAACTTTTTTCCAATGCCTTCGGCGTGGAATCCACCAGTGACCAAAAGCGCAACGGAATGTGAATCAAATTTAGATTGAAGATCCATCCCCGCCAAAAGGTTTTTGGCCATGGCCGTGTCTCGCGCTTCGGCTTCATGGTAAAAGGCTTCAAAAGAGGCGAGCGAAGGATCTTTATTTGTTAAAAGGCTTTCATATTCTTTCCACTCCAGCGGTGTTAAACCGAAATCTACCAGCTTTGAGGTAAGCCAGTCTTGCCGGGATTGGGCGACCAGCGCTTTCTCTTTCAGGGTGTTGGCCAGGGCGTCATAAGCGGATTTTTCCAAAGCCGAGATTTCGTTTAGTAACTGTTCCGCGTCGATCCCGCCACAAAGCAAGACATACTGAACGTATTCGTCCATGGCGGGGTAATCCGACAGGCGGATCTCTTTTTTTCGGCATGTTTCTTTTAAATGAGAGTAGAAGTCGCCATATCGGAGTTCCCCTGTTCGGTAGGCCAGGCTTTTGGCCATTAGTTCCTTGATTTCTTGGGTGTTCAGGGTTCGGGTTAGTTTTTCGATTAACATTGATCTTTCGGCTTCGACCTGTTTAAAGTCAAGCGTGCGTTCGGTTTTTAGGGCGTGGAGAAAGGTCTCGACAATTCCAACGTCTTTGGTTTTGAGTTTTGGCCTTCTCGGTGACATTGGGAGCGCGGGCGTCTCGCCCGCAGATGGCGGGCGAGACGCCCGCGCTCCAGAAACCAAAACCTCGACATAGTCGCCCAGGGAAACTTTGTCGTTTCGGTATCCATTCACTGTTTGATCGAGGGCCAACAGAGTGGGAGAGAACACGGCTTTCTTTTGTTCTTCTAGTTCCCCCCTCCGCTTATTTATCGCCAAACGAGTTTTTTTTAATTCCGGGGCGGAATCTTTGTAAGCTTGGACGTTCGCGGCGTAATGGACAGGGTCATCGATGCCCAGAATTCGGGGGAGTTTCCCCTGAGCCGTCATGGCCGCGTGGATGGGGCCGGAAATCTTGTTTTCCCTCAACAAATAGTCCGCCGTCAATTCAACGGCTTTCCTGTTTGGGAAATCCACGAAGGGTTGGAGGGCGATGTCCTCGGTGGATCCCTCCAGGGCCACCATACCCACCTTTCCGGACTTCAATAAATCCGCCACAGTCTCCCGGATATTCTTCTGGGCTTCGTCGTTCATATGAACGTCTTGAATGTGGATCACCACCGGTCCCCAGGGACCGGCGTTCTTCCCGAGGGAAACCTTGCGCACGCTTCCGTGGGCGGAAGAGAGTGCGTCCAAAAGGTCAGCGTGACCCGTTAAAAACGTGTTGGGAACTGATCGAAAAACCGAGGGGGTGAGCGAAGACCGATGGATTTCAGGCGAGGGAAACTGGGCGGCCAAAGACGTCGGGCCCTGCACTGATTGAGGAAGGGAAGCCAGAAGTGTAGTCGACTCACGCTGGGTGACCCGCCGTCGTTCGGACCAAAAATTCTTTTCAGGCTGATAGGCAAACAGGCTCTGGGTGGCCAGCAGGGCTCCAGAAAGCACAAAACCCGTTATTTTCTTGACATTGAGCGCGGGAAGTTTCACGGTCCGATTATAACACGCCCTCCCAGAAGATCGCCTTAAGATCATGTAACAATTTTGTAAACTTGGCGCCCCGCACAGCTGTCCGGGGAAAGTTTGAAAATTAGGTGGCGATAAACGAAAAATGAAGTTGGGGGTCAAGTTGCTTCAACCGCTTAAGCCTGGGCTCATTTAAATTAAGTAGATCCATCAGGGAGACCCGGTCCAATAGGGTCTCCTTAATCATCCGATGCAAATAGAACAGAGAACGGCCGTATTTGGTTTGGTATTTGATATACGCCAGCAGTAAGTAATAGATCATCGCCACCCATATTTGGCTTAGAACCGCGTTTTCCGTCGTGCCAAGGAACGACTTGATCTTTAGGTTCTGCTTGATCCACTTGAAAAACGCCTCGATCTGCCACCGCGCCTTATAGATCGCAGCGATCGTCGTGGCCGCAAAGGTCGTGTTGTTGGTCAGAAACTCCAACACCCGATCGTTCTCCTGATCGTAATACCGGATCAGCCTTAACGGGCAATCCTTCCCCGCGAAATCCCCACTGGCTCGCTCAATCGTCGCGTCCATCAAAACACCGCGGTTTTTCAAGCATTCCTGCTGTCCGGTTACCCGGTAGGTCAGGTTCTTTTTCACCCGCGTCACGAACGTACATCCCATCTCATGTAACCGTCGAAAATATCCGAAGTCCACATAGGCTCGATCGAAACAATAGATGCTGTCCGGTTTAATGGGAATATCTTTCTTCGCCACAGACACATCGTTCTCCCGCCCCTCCGTGATCACCATTAAGCTCGGGATATGCCCCGCGTAATCCAGCTGATAATGGAGTTTCAGGCCCCCCTTCCCCGTTCGATAACGAGCCCAGGGGAAAACGCTCAGGCACAGGCTGATCACCGTCGAGTCAAGGCTATACAGCGGATTTTTAAACCGGAACTTGTGCTTCGGCGTCACTGACCGGCACCGCATCAACAGTTCCCCAAACACTCCCCGAAAAATCTCCCACTTTCGCCGCCCGTTCGCGTCCGCCAGCGTCGTCCGCCTCACAGGACCCGCCAATCCCACGTGATAGGTTTTACTCTCTTGGGTTTCAAGTCCCTGCTCGATGTCGCGCAGGCTGTCTTTCCCGCTCGCTTGGGCATACAGCATCACCGTCAGCTGGTTCCACGTGGTGAATGTTTTCGAATATCGGTCCGCTTGGTGGGCTTTGACCAGTCGGTCGAATTGATGTCGGGGAATATGAAGCAACAGCTGGTTTAAAATCGTGTTATAATGGGCCAAGGGAATCCTCCGTCGATAAAATGGATTGTTCGCACAATCATTTTACCACGAACGGGGGATTCCCTTATTTTTCCCCGGACAGGTGTGAGTGCATGTGAAGTTACCGAACACGGCTTTTAGGGGGAAAAGTTTAGGCGAATAACCGGTTTTTTACAGTGACAAACTCGGCTTTCCTCTTTCATTCAATGCCTCATAAAACCTTTTTATCACAGGATCGCATCGAATGTCGGATTTATTCATTGGCTTTGCCAATGAAATTCCACTCATCGCCTTGCATCGGCTCAACGCCACATACACCTGCCCATAATCGAAGGCGCCCGATCCCAAGTCGATCCGGACCTTGTCGAGCGTCTTCCCCTGGCTTTTGTGAATCGTCACCGCCCACGCCAACATCAGGGGCAGTTGCGTGTACTTCCCCATGGAAACGGGCTTGATCGCCTCATCTTTGAGCTCGTATTTAAACGTTTCCCATTCCACCGGCCCCACTTCGTAAGCCCGGCCTGTTCCGTCCAAAATCTCAACGGTGGCCGATTCGTCTTTTAATTCGACCACTTTTCCCACCGTTCCATTCACCCAGCGTTTGGTTTCATCGTTTTTCGTAAACATCACCTGCGCGCCCACTTTCAGCGTCAAATTCATTGGGGAGGGGAGTTTCGTTTCTTCCACCGCAAATTTTCCCGTCACGCTGCCCATAAACGTTTTTTCTTCCGACTCAATCCCTTTCAATTCCTCGTCGTTAATGGCGTCCGCCACCCGGTTTGTCGCACACAGAGTAATCACGCCCTCCCGCGTTTCCCCGTTTTCACTCAAGCCATTGATTTGGTTCAACGCCTCCTCGTCCACATCCCCTACCCGGACACGGTTAAGTATGCGGATAAACTCTTCCTCAGATTGCCGATAAAGTTTTGTCAATTCTTTCGTTACCATAGATCCACTCTTCAAAACCTTCGCGCTGAAAAAATACGGGCTCTGGTACGCCATTTGTGCCAAAACGTCCCTTTCAATGGACTGCACCACCGGCGGCAACTGAAACAGATCCCCAACCATCACCACCTGCACCCCGCCAAACGGCTCCTGCACTTCCCGATTCAATTTCAAAAATTGATCCATCGCGTCCACCACATCGGCCCGCACCATGGAGATCTCATCAATCACCAAAAGTTTAAGTTTTCGATACAGCCGCCGATCCCTCACCAAATGGATATCGTCATCCGTGGCAATCCGCGGCGGCAACCGAAAAAAGGAATGGATCGTCGCTCCCCCCACATTCAAGGCCGCCACTCCCGTTGGGGCCACCACCGCCATATTTGCGGGGAAGCAATCGCGTAGGTATTGGATAAATGTGGATTTGCCAGTCCCCGCCTTTCCCGTCACAAACACCAAGGGGGCTTTGGCGTCCAACCACCGCATAATTTCCGTGTATTCGGGGGTTACTTCAATGGAGGGGCTTCGCGGTTTCGTCGGTGCCTTCACCGGTCGGTTTTGTCGCCGAAGGGCCTTCTGTTCCAAATCCTTTACTTCCTGAGGCTCAACTCCGAGCGCCTTTTTAAACCCCTCCCAAATTCCGGCCATGGCTCAAGTTCGCTCATCCAGCGGGGGGAGGGCTTTCACAATTTTCATCGTTTCCACGCTTACCGTCACAACCCGTTTCAAAAGGTTGAGTATATATTGCGGATCCTCGTGCTCCCTCGCCCAATCGTTGGGGTCGTTCACAATCCCGCTCTCCGGGTCCTGGCTCACCTGGTAGCGCTCCATCACCCATTCAATCGCGGACTTGCCGTTGACCACATACTCATAGGCTTCCAAGGGAATGCCGGTTATGGTGATATGGCTGTTGAATTGAATAACCGTTTTGTCCTCACCACTGGCATTTTTGCCAAACCGCATTTTTTGAACCTCGTAGAGACGAGCCGAATCCAGCGCCAATTCTTTGTTGGCCACCTTCACCGGGTATGGCTCTATGTTCTCATACCCCAAATGCAATTCCGCCAACTTGCGTCCCGCTTTGCTGAAAGCCCAAAAGTCCTTCGCGAACGGAATCCGTGGTAAAGTTTTTGCCAAATCGGCTTTAAATCGTTTTTTGTA from Elusimicrobiota bacterium carries:
- a CDS encoding IS4 family transposase, with protein sequence MAHYNTILNQLLLHIPRHQFDRLVKAHQADRYSKTFTTWNQLTVMLYAQASGKDSLRDIEQGLETQESKTYHVGLAGPVRRTTLADANGRRKWEIFRGVFGELLMRCRSVTPKHKFRFKNPLYSLDSTVISLCLSVFPWARYRTGKGGLKLHYQLDYAGHIPSLMVITEGRENDVSVAKKDIPIKPDSIYCFDRAYVDFGYFRRLHEMGCTFVTRVKKNLTYRVTGQQECLKNRGVLMDATIERASGDFAGKDCPLRLIRYYDQENDRVLEFLTNNTTFAATTIAAIYKARWQIEAFFKWIKQNLKIKSFLGTTENAVLSQIWVAMIYYLLLAYIKYQTKYGRSLFYLHRMIKETLLDRVSLMDLLNLNEPRLKRLKQLDPQLHFSFIAT
- a CDS encoding AAA family ATPase, translated to MAGIWEGFKKALGVEPQEVKDLEQKALRRQNRPVKAPTKPRSPSIEVTPEYTEIMRWLDAKAPLVFVTGKAGTGKSTFIQYLRDCFPANMAVVAPTGVAALNVGGATIHSFFRLPPRIATDDDIHLVRDRRLYRKLKLLVIDEISMVRADVVDAMDQFLKLNREVQEPFGGVQVVMVGDLFQLPPVVQSIERDVLAQMAYQSPYFFSAKVLKSGSMVTKELTKLYRQSEEEFIRILNRVRVGDVDEEALNQINGLSENGETREGVITLCATNRVADAINDEELKGIESEEKTFMGSVTGKFAVEETKLPSPMNLTLKVGAQVMFTKNDETKRWVNGTVGKVVELKDESATVEILDGTGRAYEVGPVEWETFKYELKDEAIKPVSMGKYTQLPLMLAWAVTIHKSQGKTLDKVRIDLGSGAFDYGQVYVALSRCKAMSGISLAKPMNKSDIRCDPVIKRFYEALNERGKPSLSL